From Triticum aestivum cultivar Chinese Spring chromosome 4A, IWGSC CS RefSeq v2.1, whole genome shotgun sequence, a single genomic window includes:
- the LOC123083354 gene encoding 1-deoxy-D-xylulose 5-phosphate reductoisomerase, chloroplastic, whose protein sequence is MALKASFPGELAGATILESPSSGAFRHLRQAVDFTFRKTDKRAAFLRRTCCFMQQGPSPAWPGRAVADPARRSWDSPKPVSIIGSTGSVGTQTLAIVAENPDKFRVVALAAGSNVTLLADQVKMFKPNLVAIGNESLLNELKEALADCEYMPEIISGEQGVIEVARHPDAVTVVTGIVGCAGLKPTVAAIEAGKDIALANKETLIAGGPFVLPLAHKHNVKILPADSEHSAIFQCIQGLSEGSLRRIILTASGGAFRDWPIERLKDVQVADALKHPNWKMGKKITVDSATLFNKGLEVIEAHYLFGVEYDDIEIMIHPQSIIHSMIETKDSSVLAQLGRTDMRLPILYTLSWPERVYCSEITWPRLDLCELGSLTFKAVDNVKYPSVDLAYAAGRAGGTMPGVLSAANEKAVELFINEKISYLDIFKVVEMTCDAHRNELVTSPSLEEIIHYDQWARKFSANLQPSSSRRSTVLV, encoded by the exons ATGGCGCTCAAGGCCTCCTTCCCCGGTGAGCTCGCCGGCGCCACCATTCTCGAGTCCCCCAGTAGTGGAGCTTTCCGCCACCTCCGTCAAG CCGTGGACTTCACGTTCCGAAAGACGGACAAAAGAGCAGCCTTCCTGAGAAGGACATGCTGTTTTATGCAGCAGGGCCCTTCGCCCGCCTGGCCTGGCCGAGCTGTCGCGGATCCTGCGAGGAGGTCATGGGATAGCCCAAAGCCCGTCTCAATCATCGGCTCAACTGGTTCCGTAGGAACACAG ACGTTGGCCATAGTTGCGGAGAATCCTGATAAGTTCCGAGTTGTTGCTCTTGCTGCTGGCTCCAATGTGACTCTTCTCGCTGATCAG GTGAAAATGTTCAAACCAAATCTGGTCGCTATAGGAAACGAGTCGCTACTTAATGAGCTAAAGGAAGCATTAGCTGACTGTGAGTACATGCCGGAAATTATTTCCGGGGAGCAGGGTGTCATAGAG GTCGCCCGCCACCCGGATGCAGTTACTGTAGTTACCGGCATAGTTGGGTGTGCAGGACTGAAG CCTACAGTCGCAGCAATTGAAGCTGGGAAAGATATTGCATTGGCGAATAAAGAGACACTCATCGCAGGTGGTCCTTTCGTGCTTCCGCTTGCGCACAAGCACAATGTGAAAATACTCCCCGCTGATTCTGAGCACTCTGCAATATTTCAG TGTATACAAGGCTTGTCTGAAGGATCACTTCGTCGCATTATTCTGACTGCCTCTGGTGGTGCTTTCAG GGACTGGCCAATTGAGAGGCTGAAAGATGTACAAGTTGCTGATGCTTTGAAGCACCCAAACTGGAAAATGGGGAAGAAAATCACAGTAGATTCTGCTACATTGTTCAACAAG GGTTTAGAAGTTATTGAGGCACATTATTTGTTTGGTGTTGAATATGATGACATCGAGATTATGATTCACCCGCAGTCTATCATACACTCTATGATTGAAACAAAG GATTCATCCGTCCTTGCTCAGCTGGGAAGGACAGACATGCGGCTGCCTATCCTATACACCTTATCTTGGCCAGAAAGGGTCTATTGCTCTGAGATCACCTGGCCCCGGCTAGATCTTTGCGA GTTGGGCTCGCTGACATTCAAAGCTGTCGACAACGTGAAATACCCATCGGTTGATCTCGCATATGCAGCAGGGCGAGCTGGGGGCACCATGCCGGGAGTTCTGAGTGCCGCTAATGAGAAGGCCGTGGAGCTGTTCATCAACGAAAA GATCAGCTACCTGGACATCTTCAAGGTGGTGGAGATGACGTGCGATGCGCACCGCAACGAGCTGGTGACAAGCCCGTCGCTCGAGGAGATCATACATTACGACCAGTGGGCGAGGAAGTTCAGCGCCAACCTACAGCCATCGTCATCTAGGCGGAGCACTGTTCTGGTGTAA
- the LOC123088307 gene encoding 7-deoxyloganetin glucosyltransferase isoform X1 — MGSLPPAGERPHAVMMPYPAQGHVTPMLKLAKLLHTRGFHITFVNNEFNHLRLLGAQQSQAAVDRLCSLPGFRFATIADGLPSSDLEASRDTPALIYSTMTTCRPRFKELVVNLNEEAEASGGALPPVTCVVADSITSFAISVARELGLRCAVLWTASACGFMGYYHYKDLLDRGLVPLKEEAQLRNGYLDTIIDWIPAMPKDLRLRDLPSYLRTVDPDDIMFNFFIHEVPAMSQASAVVINTWDELDAPLLDAMSKLLPPIYTAGPLHLTARNNVPEESPVSGVGSNLWKEQDAPLRWLDGRPPRSVVHVNFGSTTVMSKEHMLEFAWGLANTGYAFLWNVRPDLVKGDVKAALPPEFYAATEGRSMLSTWCPQQEVLEHEAVGVFLTHSGWNSSLEGICGGVPMVCWPFFAEQQTNCRFKCTEWGIGMEIGDDVRRTEVEAMIREAMEGEQGREMRRRVLELRQSAVASSRRDGRSMRNVDRLIKEVLLA, encoded by the exons ATGGGGTCGTTGCCGCCGGCGGGCGAGAGGCCGCACGCCGTGATGATGCCGTACCCGGCGCAGGGCCACGTGACGCCGATGCTGAAGCTGGCCAAGCTGCTCCACACCAGGGGCTTCCACATCaccttcgtgaacaacgagttcaACCACCTCCGCCTGCTGGGCGCGCAGCAGTCGCAGGCCGCCGTGGACAGGCTCTGCAGCCTGCCGGGGTTCCGCTTCGCCACCATCGCCGACGGCCTTCCGTCGTCCGACCTCGAGGCCTCGCGGGACACGCCCGCGCTGATCTACTCCACCATGACCACCTGCCGTCCCAGGTTCAAGGAGCTCGTCGTCAATCTCAACGAGGAGGCTGAGGCCTCCGGTGGCGCCCTGCCGCCTGTCACCTGCGTGGTGGCCGATAGCATCACGAGCTTCGCCATTAGCGTGGCGCGTGAGCTCGGCCTCCGCTGCGCCGTGCTCTGGACCGCCAGCGCCTGTGGTTTCATGGGCTACTACCACTACAAGGATCTACTCGACCGTGGACTCGTCCCTCTCAAAG AAGAGGCTCAGTTGCGCAATGGATACTTGGACACGATCATCGACTGGATACCGGCGATGCCCAAGGACCTGCGGCTGCGTGACCTCCCGAGCTATTTGCGCACCGTGGACCCTGACGACATCATGTTCAACTTCTTCATCCACGAGGTACCCGCCATGTCGCAGGCGTCGGCGGTGGTCATCAACACCTGGGACGAACTCGACGCGCCCTTGCTTGATGCCATGTCCAAGCTCCTGCCGCCCATCTACACAGCGGGGCCACTCCATTTGACGGCTCGCAACAATGTGCCGGAGGAGAGCCCCGTCTCCGGCGTTGGGTCCAACCTGTGGAAGGAGCAGGACGCTCCCCTCCGGTGGCTCGACGGCCGGCCGCCGCGCTCCGTGGTGCACGTCAATTTCGGGAGCACCACGGTGATGTCCAAGGAGCATATGCTGGAGTTCGCGTGGGGGCTCGCCAACACTGGTTACGCCTTCCTATGGAACGTGCGGCCTGACCTTGTCAAGGGCGACGTCAAGGCCGCACTTCCGCCGGAGTTCTATGCGGCAACTGAGGGGCGGAGCATGTTGTCGACATGGTGCCCGCAGCAGGAGGTGCTGGAGCACGAGGCCGTAGGGGTGTTCCTCACGCACTCTGGCTGGAACTCGTCGCTGGAGGGCATCTGCGGCGGCGTGCCGATGGTGTGCTGGCCCTTCTTCGCGGAGCAGCAGACCAACTGCCGTTTCAAGTGTACGGAGTGGGGCATCGGGATGGAGATTGGGGACGACGTGAGGAGGACCGAGGTGGAGGCCATGATACGGGAGGCCATGGAGGGGGAGCAGGGGCGGGAGATGCGGCGACGCGTGTTGGAGCTTCGCCAGAGCGCTGTGGCCTCCTCACGGCGTGACGGAAGGTCCATGCGCAATGTTGATAGGCTCATCAAAGAGGTGCTTCTGGCTTAA
- the LOC123088307 gene encoding 7-deoxyloganetin glucosyltransferase isoform X2: MGSLPPAGERPHAVMMPYPAQGHVTPMLKLAKLLHTRGFHITFVNNEFNHLRLLGAQQSQAAVDRLCSLPGFRFATIADGLPSSDLEASRDTPALIYSTMTTCRPRFKELVVNLNEEAEASGGALPPVTCVVADSITSFAISVARELGLRCAVLWTASACGFMGYYHYKDLLDRGLVPLKEAQLRNGYLDTIIDWIPAMPKDLRLRDLPSYLRTVDPDDIMFNFFIHEVPAMSQASAVVINTWDELDAPLLDAMSKLLPPIYTAGPLHLTARNNVPEESPVSGVGSNLWKEQDAPLRWLDGRPPRSVVHVNFGSTTVMSKEHMLEFAWGLANTGYAFLWNVRPDLVKGDVKAALPPEFYAATEGRSMLSTWCPQQEVLEHEAVGVFLTHSGWNSSLEGICGGVPMVCWPFFAEQQTNCRFKCTEWGIGMEIGDDVRRTEVEAMIREAMEGEQGREMRRRVLELRQSAVASSRRDGRSMRNVDRLIKEVLLA; encoded by the exons ATGGGGTCGTTGCCGCCGGCGGGCGAGAGGCCGCACGCCGTGATGATGCCGTACCCGGCGCAGGGCCACGTGACGCCGATGCTGAAGCTGGCCAAGCTGCTCCACACCAGGGGCTTCCACATCaccttcgtgaacaacgagttcaACCACCTCCGCCTGCTGGGCGCGCAGCAGTCGCAGGCCGCCGTGGACAGGCTCTGCAGCCTGCCGGGGTTCCGCTTCGCCACCATCGCCGACGGCCTTCCGTCGTCCGACCTCGAGGCCTCGCGGGACACGCCCGCGCTGATCTACTCCACCATGACCACCTGCCGTCCCAGGTTCAAGGAGCTCGTCGTCAATCTCAACGAGGAGGCTGAGGCCTCCGGTGGCGCCCTGCCGCCTGTCACCTGCGTGGTGGCCGATAGCATCACGAGCTTCGCCATTAGCGTGGCGCGTGAGCTCGGCCTCCGCTGCGCCGTGCTCTGGACCGCCAGCGCCTGTGGTTTCATGGGCTACTACCACTACAAGGATCTACTCGACCGTGGACTCGTCCCTCTCAAAG AGGCTCAGTTGCGCAATGGATACTTGGACACGATCATCGACTGGATACCGGCGATGCCCAAGGACCTGCGGCTGCGTGACCTCCCGAGCTATTTGCGCACCGTGGACCCTGACGACATCATGTTCAACTTCTTCATCCACGAGGTACCCGCCATGTCGCAGGCGTCGGCGGTGGTCATCAACACCTGGGACGAACTCGACGCGCCCTTGCTTGATGCCATGTCCAAGCTCCTGCCGCCCATCTACACAGCGGGGCCACTCCATTTGACGGCTCGCAACAATGTGCCGGAGGAGAGCCCCGTCTCCGGCGTTGGGTCCAACCTGTGGAAGGAGCAGGACGCTCCCCTCCGGTGGCTCGACGGCCGGCCGCCGCGCTCCGTGGTGCACGTCAATTTCGGGAGCACCACGGTGATGTCCAAGGAGCATATGCTGGAGTTCGCGTGGGGGCTCGCCAACACTGGTTACGCCTTCCTATGGAACGTGCGGCCTGACCTTGTCAAGGGCGACGTCAAGGCCGCACTTCCGCCGGAGTTCTATGCGGCAACTGAGGGGCGGAGCATGTTGTCGACATGGTGCCCGCAGCAGGAGGTGCTGGAGCACGAGGCCGTAGGGGTGTTCCTCACGCACTCTGGCTGGAACTCGTCGCTGGAGGGCATCTGCGGCGGCGTGCCGATGGTGTGCTGGCCCTTCTTCGCGGAGCAGCAGACCAACTGCCGTTTCAAGTGTACGGAGTGGGGCATCGGGATGGAGATTGGGGACGACGTGAGGAGGACCGAGGTGGAGGCCATGATACGGGAGGCCATGGAGGGGGAGCAGGGGCGGGAGATGCGGCGACGCGTGTTGGAGCTTCGCCAGAGCGCTGTGGCCTCCTCACGGCGTGACGGAAGGTCCATGCGCAATGTTGATAGGCTCATCAAAGAGGTGCTTCTGGCTTAA